A window from Corynebacterium accolens encodes these proteins:
- a CDS encoding PadR family transcriptional regulator: protein MGCPLNEGNLNTVSAFLPVFVLACVGTSPAHGYEIRRRLSESGFGDFKGGTIYPLLKRMEEANLISFK from the coding sequence ATCGGGTGTCCACTAAACGAGGGTAACCTCAATACCGTAAGCGCCTTTCTTCCGGTATTTGTCTTAGCGTGTGTCGGCACATCGCCTGCGCATGGGTATGAAATACGGAGGCGTCTCAGTGAAAGTGGGTTTGGTGACTTCAAGGGTGGAACCATTTATCCACTGCTGAAACGCATGGAAGAAGCTAATCTAATCTCTTTCAAGTAG
- the smpB gene encoding SsrA-binding protein SmpB translates to MAKKGKKNKKAASGDATLATNRRARHDYKILEEFECGIVLLGTEIKSLREGKISLNDAFATIDNGDVYLRNLHIPEYSMGSWTNHSPRRTRKLLLHRREIDKLYGQVRNGNKTLVPLKVYLKNGYAKLSLALAQGKQDYDKREDIKRRDQNREITRELGRRVKGINA, encoded by the coding sequence ATGGCTAAAAAGGGCAAGAAGAATAAGAAGGCGGCTTCCGGGGACGCCACGCTTGCGACCAACCGCCGGGCCCGGCACGACTATAAGATCCTCGAAGAATTCGAGTGCGGCATCGTCTTGCTCGGCACGGAGATCAAATCCCTCCGGGAGGGCAAGATCTCGCTCAATGATGCCTTCGCCACCATTGATAATGGCGATGTGTACTTGCGCAACCTGCACATTCCGGAGTATTCGATGGGGTCGTGGACCAACCACAGTCCGCGGCGCACCCGCAAGCTTTTGCTGCACCGCCGGGAGATCGACAAGCTCTACGGGCAGGTGCGCAATGGCAATAAAACCCTGGTGCCGCTCAAGGTGTACCTAAAAAACGGGTACGCGAAGTTGTCGCTGGCGCTCGCGCAAGGTAAGCAGGATTATGACAAGCGCGAGGACATCAAGCGGCGCGACCAGAACCGCGAAATCACCCGCGAGCTCGGCCGCCGCGTGAAGGGGATTAATGCTTAA
- a CDS encoding DUF488 domain-containing protein, which yields MLKTVKVHDAVKGEDSISGTGVLVDRLWPRGIAKADLDYDEWFKDVAPSPELRKWWSHDEDSFQEFSRRYRAELDDRESEELTQLLSLAKEGDLTLLFGAADREINHAVVLKDWLEEHLEK from the coding sequence ATGCTTAAGACGGTAAAGGTTCACGATGCAGTCAAGGGCGAAGACTCCATTTCCGGAACCGGCGTCCTAGTAGATCGTCTGTGGCCGCGGGGCATCGCCAAGGCGGACCTGGACTATGACGAATGGTTCAAGGACGTGGCGCCTAGCCCCGAGCTGCGCAAGTGGTGGAGCCATGACGAGGATTCTTTCCAGGAGTTTTCGCGCCGCTACCGCGCCGAGCTCGATGACCGCGAGTCGGAAGAGCTCACCCAGCTGCTCTCCTTGGCAAAGGAGGGGGACCTCACGCTGCTCTTTGGCGCTGCCGACCGCGAGATTAACCACGCGGTGGTCTTAAAAGACTGGCTGGAAGAGCACTTGGAGAAATAA
- a CDS encoding iron chelate uptake ABC transporter family permease subunit, translated as MSAPPKKYWITLVCVWGLAAALAFAYLAYGNPMEFGTRKFWLIAQRRADALIAMAIVAVCQAMATVSFHTVTNNRILTPSIMGFESLYVAINTATIFFLGASGLNDARTVPTFLMQMGVMVGLSLVLYSWLLTNRKQNMHAMLLVGVVIGGGLGSLSTFMQRMLTPSEFDVLTARLFGSVNNAETEYYPIAIPIVAIATTLLVLNARKLNVISLGADVSTNLGVNHKAHAIYTLVLVSLLMATTTALVGPMTFLGFLVATLAYQFADTYDHRYIFPMAVGLAFLVLIAAYFLMQHVFSAQGVVSIIIELVGGSVFLFVIMRKGRL; from the coding sequence ATGTCCGCCCCACCCAAGAAGTACTGGATCACGCTAGTCTGCGTATGGGGCCTAGCTGCGGCTTTGGCCTTTGCTTACCTGGCCTATGGCAACCCGATGGAGTTTGGCACCCGCAAGTTTTGGCTCATCGCCCAGCGCCGCGCCGATGCCCTCATCGCCATGGCGATCGTCGCTGTGTGCCAAGCCATGGCCACGGTGTCTTTTCATACCGTGACGAATAACCGCATCTTGACGCCATCCATCATGGGCTTTGAGTCCCTGTACGTTGCCATCAATACCGCGACCATTTTCTTCCTGGGTGCTAGTGGGCTTAACGATGCCCGCACCGTGCCCACCTTCCTCATGCAAATGGGCGTCATGGTGGGCCTTTCCCTGGTGCTTTATTCGTGGCTGCTGACCAATAGAAAGCAGAATATGCACGCCATGCTGCTAGTCGGCGTGGTCATTGGTGGTGGCCTGGGCTCGCTGTCTACCTTTATGCAGCGCATGCTGACCCCCAGCGAGTTCGACGTGCTGACCGCGCGCCTTTTTGGCTCCGTCAATAACGCCGAGACTGAGTACTATCCCATCGCTATTCCCATCGTGGCCATCGCCACCACGCTGTTGGTGCTCAATGCGCGCAAGCTCAACGTGATTTCCTTGGGTGCCGATGTCAGCACCAACTTGGGCGTGAACCACAAAGCGCATGCAATTTACACGCTGGTGTTGGTCTCGCTATTGATGGCGACGACGACCGCACTGGTAGGGCCCATGACCTTCTTGGGCTTTTTGGTGGCTACGCTGGCCTATCAATTCGCCGATACCTACGACCACCGCTACATCTTTCCGATGGCGGTGGGGTTAGCATTCCTCGTGTTGATTGCGGCGTACTTCCTCATGCAGCACGTATTTTCCGCCCAAGGCGTGGTGTCCATCATCATTGAGCTGGTAGGTGGCTCCGTGTTCCTCTTTGTCATTATGCGAAAGGGCCGACTGTGA
- a CDS encoding ABC transporter permease, translating into METTTRTKVWDWKLGLGVLIVAALLVASLLTGQYDVFGADDGAAMFGITRLPRTIALVLAGAAMAVSGLVMQLLTQNRFVEPSTTGTTEWAGLGLLIVMAVAPTSSILVKMIGAVVFSFLGTVVFFLFLRRVTLRSSLIVPIIGIMLGAVVSAISTFFALMTDMLQQLGIWFMGSFTAVYKGQYEVLWIVLLVLVAVYIYADRLTVVGLGEDVATNVGLNYNRMLLMGTGLIAIATGVVTVVVGSLPFLGLIVPNIVSMVRGDDLRSNVPWVCLLGIGIVTVCDLVGRVIIAPFEMPVSVILGVIGAIVFIIMIVRSTRAN; encoded by the coding sequence ATGGAAACCACCACCCGCACAAAGGTCTGGGATTGGAAGCTCGGCCTCGGCGTGCTCATCGTCGCCGCGTTGCTCGTTGCCTCCTTGCTGACCGGGCAGTACGACGTTTTTGGCGCCGACGATGGCGCCGCCATGTTCGGCATTACCCGCTTACCGCGCACCATTGCCTTGGTGCTGGCCGGCGCGGCCATGGCTGTAAGCGGCCTGGTCATGCAGCTGCTTACCCAGAACCGCTTCGTCGAACCGTCTACCACCGGCACCACGGAGTGGGCCGGTTTGGGCTTGCTCATCGTCATGGCCGTCGCGCCCACGTCCTCGATTCTGGTCAAGATGATTGGTGCGGTGGTCTTTTCCTTCCTGGGAACCGTCGTATTCTTCCTCTTCCTGCGCCGGGTGACCCTGCGCTCCTCACTCATCGTGCCGATCATCGGCATCATGCTGGGCGCCGTGGTCTCTGCAATTTCGACGTTTTTCGCCCTGATGACGGACATGCTCCAGCAATTGGGCATCTGGTTCATGGGCTCATTTACAGCGGTGTACAAGGGTCAATACGAGGTTTTGTGGATCGTCCTCTTGGTGCTGGTGGCGGTGTATATCTACGCCGACCGCCTCACCGTGGTTGGCTTGGGCGAGGACGTGGCCACCAACGTCGGGCTGAACTATAACCGCATGTTATTGATGGGAACCGGCCTCATCGCCATTGCTACGGGCGTGGTGACCGTCGTCGTGGGTTCGCTGCCCTTCCTGGGCCTTATCGTGCCCAATATCGTCTCCATGGTGCGGGGCGATGACCTGCGTTCCAACGTTCCCTGGGTCTGCCTGCTGGGCATCGGCATCGTCACGGTGTGTGACCTGGTGGGGCGCGTGATTATCGCCCCATTCGAGATGCCAGTTTCGGTCATTCTTGGCGTCATCGGCGCCATCGTCTTCATCATCATGATTGTGAGGTCGACCCGTGCGAACTAA
- a CDS encoding siderophore ABC transporter substrate-binding protein, which produces MKKIHRALLSVVAVASLALTACSTAEEEDQGSNKGTSESALQIEDNNGTHELDVPFERVAVTDNRAFEILADWDVNIVAAPLGIVPDTLSDKINEDSIEANLGMHREPDLEALVAAEPDIVINGQRFTQHQADIEALMEDTPVLDFSPRDDKDMAEELIRQTEALGKIFDHEDEAKKLVDDFNKALDRAKDAYDPEKTVMAVNTSGGDINYIAPGKGRFFGPFFDLLGMKPSLEVENASDDHEGDDISVEAIADSNPDYILIMDRDGAIAKDEAGYTPGKKLVEDSAALKNVTAVKEGKIVAAPQDTYTNENIITFTETLNAMADAFEKN; this is translated from the coding sequence ATGAAGAAAATTCATCGCGCTCTTTTGTCTGTCGTGGCTGTCGCCTCCCTGGCGCTTACCGCATGTAGCACTGCGGAAGAAGAGGACCAGGGTTCGAACAAGGGGACATCGGAAAGCGCACTGCAGATCGAAGATAATAACGGCACCCATGAGCTGGACGTACCGTTCGAGCGCGTCGCGGTAACGGATAACCGCGCCTTCGAAATCCTCGCGGATTGGGACGTCAACATCGTGGCAGCCCCGCTGGGCATCGTCCCGGATACCCTCTCGGACAAGATCAACGAAGACTCGATCGAGGCCAACCTGGGCATGCACCGCGAACCCGACCTGGAGGCGCTGGTTGCCGCAGAGCCGGACATCGTCATCAACGGTCAGCGCTTCACCCAGCACCAGGCCGATATCGAGGCTTTGATGGAAGATACCCCGGTCCTGGACTTCTCCCCGCGCGATGATAAGGACATGGCGGAAGAACTCATTCGCCAGACCGAAGCACTGGGCAAGATCTTCGACCACGAAGATGAAGCAAAGAAGCTTGTCGATGACTTCAACAAGGCGCTGGACCGCGCCAAGGATGCCTACGATCCTGAGAAGACCGTAATGGCCGTCAACACCTCCGGTGGCGATATCAACTACATCGCCCCAGGTAAGGGCCGCTTCTTCGGACCATTCTTTGACCTGCTGGGCATGAAGCCTTCCCTCGAGGTGGAAAACGCCAGCGATGACCACGAGGGCGATGACATCTCCGTCGAGGCAATTGCTGATTCCAACCCTGACTACATCCTCATCATGGACCGCGACGGTGCCATTGCCAAGGATGAAGCAGGCTACACCCCAGGTAAGAAGCTGGTAGAGGATTCCGCGGCACTCAAGAACGTGACTGCCGTGAAGGAAGGCAAGATCGTTGCCGCTCCGCAGGATACCTACACCAATGAAAACATCATTACCTTCACGGAGACGCTCAACGCGATGGCAGACGCGTTTGAAAAGAACTAG
- a CDS encoding iron ABC transporter ATP-binding protein encodes MIELKNVSKTYSAETAIGPLNLTIPQGGITALVGPNGAGKSTMLTMIGRLLDMDEGSIEIAGYDIQSSKSADLAKIVSILRQENHFVTKLTVRQLVGFGRFPYTKGRLNKHDEEVISKYIHFLHLEELQHRYLDQLSGGQRQRAYVAMVLCQETDYVLLDEPLNNLDISHSVDMMRHLREAAQELGRTVIVVLHDINFAARYADYICACKDGQIVEFGPAEEIMRDDILTPIFNTPVRVIDGPDGKIACYH; translated from the coding sequence GTGATCGAATTAAAGAACGTTTCTAAAACCTATTCCGCCGAGACCGCTATTGGTCCACTCAACCTGACCATCCCGCAGGGAGGCATCACCGCGCTGGTGGGGCCGAATGGTGCGGGTAAGTCCACGATGCTCACCATGATCGGGCGCCTGCTCGACATGGATGAAGGCAGCATCGAAATCGCCGGCTATGACATCCAATCCAGCAAGTCCGCCGACTTGGCAAAGATCGTGTCTATCCTGCGGCAGGAAAATCACTTCGTCACGAAACTGACCGTGCGCCAGCTCGTGGGCTTTGGCCGTTTCCCCTATACCAAGGGTCGACTCAATAAACACGATGAAGAGGTCATTTCCAAATACATCCACTTCCTACATTTGGAAGAATTGCAGCACCGCTACCTTGACCAGCTTTCTGGTGGTCAGCGCCAGCGCGCGTACGTAGCAATGGTGCTGTGCCAAGAAACCGATTACGTGTTGTTGGATGAGCCGCTGAATAACTTGGACATCTCGCACTCGGTGGACATGATGCGCCACCTGCGCGAGGCTGCCCAGGAATTGGGGCGCACGGTCATCGTGGTTCTGCATGACATCAACTTTGCCGCGCGCTACGCGGACTATATCTGCGCCTGCAAGGACGGGCAGATCGTCGAATTCGGCCCGGCCGAGGAGATTATGCGCGACGATATCCTGACGCCCATCTTCAATACTCCGGTGCGCGTTATCGATGGGCCCGATGGAAAGATCGCGTGCTATCACTAA